In Neorhodopirellula lusitana, a genomic segment contains:
- a CDS encoding cytochrome C assembly protein, whose amino-acid sequence MLPFLQQISVTCFTASYLIVLVIELLRLLGRLPGRGLAGLIMMAVGIFTHITYLALRATVPMPSEHLTTEQLPGGNLGDASLHAAAELGRLATWTDWSLMVALGLAIAYFVLYLRRPDTVIGFFFLPAILAMIALAMSVRHLPAFDRGEAVEVWRNVHAISMVVGSAAVLFGFLAGAMYMVQSWRLKRKQAGSALRLPTLETLQKLNRRCLVASTAAVGIGLLSGVVMNLNRSGEIPWTSRGIVLSAVLFTWLAAATAVEFMYAPASRGRKVAYLTLASFGFLVLAMSGVLTTSHGSTSTLPATDETIPAAEVNLETAPVTTPLEIDTETGVKP is encoded by the coding sequence ATGCTCCCCTTCCTACAACAAATCTCAGTGACCTGCTTCACGGCCAGCTACCTAATCGTGCTGGTGATCGAACTGCTCCGCTTGCTTGGGCGACTGCCCGGCCGCGGCCTGGCGGGCTTGATCATGATGGCGGTCGGTATCTTCACCCACATCACTTATCTGGCTTTGCGGGCAACGGTCCCGATGCCCAGCGAGCACCTGACCACGGAGCAACTGCCAGGCGGCAATCTCGGTGACGCAAGTTTGCACGCGGCGGCGGAACTGGGCCGACTGGCGACCTGGACGGATTGGTCGCTGATGGTGGCTCTCGGTTTGGCGATTGCCTATTTCGTGCTGTACTTGCGGCGTCCCGATACCGTGATCGGATTTTTCTTCCTGCCTGCGATCTTGGCGATGATCGCGTTGGCCATGTCGGTCCGGCACTTGCCCGCCTTTGATCGCGGCGAGGCGGTGGAGGTTTGGCGCAACGTGCATGCAATTTCGATGGTGGTCGGTTCCGCCGCGGTCCTGTTTGGATTTTTGGCCGGGGCGATGTACATGGTGCAGTCGTGGCGATTGAAACGCAAACAGGCGGGTTCGGCCTTGCGACTGCCTACCTTGGAAACCCTTCAAAAACTGAACCGGCGGTGCTTGGTCGCCAGCACCGCTGCGGTGGGCATCGGCCTGCTTTCGGGCGTGGTGATGAACCTGAATCGATCCGGCGAGATCCCTTGGACTAGCCGCGGGATTGTCCTGTCGGCGGTGCTGTTCACCTGGCTGGCAGCCGCCACTGCCGTCGAGTTCATGTACGCCCCCGCCAGCCGTGGTCGCAAAGTCGCGTACCTGACCTTGGCAAGCTTTGGATTCTTGGTGCTGGCAATGTCAGGGGTGCTGACAACCTCCCACGGCTCCACATCTACCCTCCCCGCGACCGATGAAACGATTCCAGCCGCGGAGGTGAACCTGGAAACCGCTCCGGTTACCACGCCTTTGGAGATTGATACGGAAACCGGAGTCAAGCCATGA
- the hemA gene encoding glutamyl-tRNA reductase has product MTLQMIGCSHHTTAVEAREQLSFSAEQTQWALAQFAQQFEGAELVVLSTCNRVELYAAGGAFGVGIGAVPPATGTLSMEQASKALNEFVAKCLNKPTDFVSQHMTIRQGRDAIDHLFLVAASLDSMVVGEAQILSQVKQAYDSSNLADATGPITHAAFQASNRAAKRVQTETSIHRRRLSVPSVAVGEVVPEVFETLKGKRVVCCGAGEMAEETLRYLKAAGSDNICIVNRGHDRAVALGEAFGAETQPLTSLHDEIVGADLLIGTTSSEHPLVDASTFAKLNAKRAGRVLLVLDLAVPRDFDPAIGDEAGVYLYQIDDLRAACDRNRREREKQWPKAKRILDEEADRFFQSLQQRATGPIIAQLRRQAEEVKAAELQRLMDKLNGSTDTAMTKEIEKSFDRLTNKLLHPPMASLRDDAADGHSRGLLEALRHLFNLGDDQ; this is encoded by the coding sequence ATGACTCTTCAGATGATTGGATGCAGCCACCACACCACGGCAGTCGAGGCTCGCGAACAGCTTTCCTTTTCCGCCGAACAAACGCAGTGGGCACTGGCTCAATTTGCCCAGCAGTTTGAGGGCGCCGAACTGGTCGTGCTATCGACTTGCAATCGAGTGGAGCTGTATGCCGCCGGGGGCGCGTTCGGTGTTGGCATCGGCGCGGTGCCGCCAGCGACCGGAACGCTTTCGATGGAACAAGCCAGCAAGGCGTTGAATGAGTTCGTGGCGAAATGCCTGAACAAGCCAACCGATTTTGTGTCGCAGCACATGACGATCCGCCAAGGTCGTGACGCGATCGATCATTTGTTCCTGGTCGCGGCCAGCCTGGACAGCATGGTGGTCGGCGAAGCCCAGATTTTGTCGCAGGTCAAACAGGCTTACGATTCATCCAACTTGGCGGACGCGACCGGCCCGATCACTCACGCGGCGTTCCAAGCTTCCAACCGTGCCGCCAAACGAGTCCAAACGGAAACATCCATCCACCGTCGCCGATTAAGCGTGCCCAGTGTCGCGGTCGGCGAAGTGGTGCCGGAGGTTTTTGAAACACTGAAAGGGAAGCGTGTTGTCTGTTGCGGTGCTGGCGAGATGGCGGAAGAAACACTGCGTTATCTGAAAGCAGCCGGCAGCGATAATATTTGCATCGTCAATCGCGGGCACGACCGCGCCGTGGCACTCGGGGAAGCTTTCGGCGCCGAGACGCAACCGTTGACGTCGCTGCACGACGAGATCGTGGGCGCGGACCTGTTGATCGGGACCACATCGTCGGAACACCCGCTGGTCGACGCGAGCACGTTTGCCAAGCTGAATGCGAAACGGGCTGGCCGTGTTTTGCTGGTGTTGGACTTGGCGGTGCCGCGTGACTTTGATCCCGCGATCGGCGACGAGGCCGGCGTGTACCTGTACCAGATCGATGACTTGCGTGCGGCTTGCGATCGCAACCGCCGGGAACGCGAAAAGCAGTGGCCCAAGGCGAAGCGGATTCTGGATGAAGAAGCCGACCGGTTTTTCCAGTCGCTGCAACAGCGGGCCACCGGACCGATCATCGCTCAACTTCGCCGCCAGGCCGAAGAGGTGAAGGCGGCCGAACTGCAACGCTTGATGGACAAGCTGAATGGTTCAACCGATACCGCGATGACCAAGGAGATCGAAAAGTCATTCGATCGATTAACCAACAAGTTGCTGCACCCGCCGATGGCATCGCTGCGTGACGACGCCGCCGACGGGCATTCACGTGGGCTGCTCGAAGCCCTGCGGCACCTGTTTAACTTGGGTGACGATCAGTAG
- a CDS encoding TerC family protein — MAELFSISGLFTLGMLVLLQAVLGFDNLLYISIESKRVEEASQSKVRRLGIGMAIVLRIVLLFIVVNLIKKLEDPFFEIHNGYVDMAVSGHSLIVLFGGAFILWTAIKEIYHLLAEPDLGHEETKATTSVAKAITLIVIMNLVFSFDSILSAMALTANLYIMSVAIIISGILMMVLADTVSEFLKKNRMYEVLGLFILFIVGVMLVSEGGHKAHVVLFGHEVHAMSKSTFYFVLATLIVVDIVQSSYQKQLLARQDRKQEKLVATDRHPS, encoded by the coding sequence ATGGCTGAACTGTTTTCGATTTCCGGTCTCTTCACGCTCGGGATGCTCGTTCTTTTGCAGGCCGTGCTCGGGTTCGATAACCTGCTTTACATCTCCATCGAAAGTAAGCGGGTGGAGGAAGCGAGTCAGTCGAAAGTCCGCCGGCTTGGGATCGGCATGGCCATTGTCCTTCGCATCGTGCTGTTGTTCATTGTCGTGAACCTGATCAAGAAACTTGAAGACCCGTTCTTTGAAATCCACAACGGCTATGTTGACATGGCTGTGTCTGGGCACAGCTTGATTGTCTTGTTCGGTGGAGCGTTCATCTTGTGGACGGCGATCAAAGAAATCTATCACCTGTTGGCCGAGCCCGACCTGGGGCACGAAGAAACCAAGGCCACGACCAGCGTTGCCAAGGCCATCACGCTGATCGTGATCATGAACCTCGTCTTCTCGTTTGACTCCATTCTTAGTGCGATGGCGTTAACTGCCAATCTCTACATCATGTCCGTGGCAATCATCATCTCGGGAATCCTGATGATGGTCTTGGCCGACACCGTATCGGAGTTCTTGAAGAAGAACCGAATGTACGAAGTGCTCGGGCTGTTCATCCTGTTTATCGTCGGCGTGATGTTGGTCAGCGAAGGCGGCCACAAGGCGCACGTGGTCCTGTTTGGGCATGAAGTTCACGCGATGTCCAAGTCAACGTTCTACTTCGTGTTGGCAACGCTGATCGTCGTCGACATCGTTCAAAGTAGCTACCAAAAGCAACTGCTGGCCCGCCAAGACAGGAAGCAAGAGAAACTCGTCGCTACTGATCGTCACCCAAGTTAA
- a CDS encoding nucleoside hydrolase: MTRKIILDCDPGIDDAIAMTMALFDPRLEVMAITATAGTVDAHQASTNATAIVAKLDPARYPRIGTAVAPSDAPVADDSHLNGPDGLAGCDFPEATRQNDHPSEKVMADLIRRHPNEITVVCLGPLSNLARLARRDPAAIPLIDKVVISGGAVSHAGNATAVAEMNCFFDPASAKEIFASATTKSLIPLDVTDSITFGMDLIEKLPSEHSRAGELLHRLLTYKFRVGHQMLGREVLPLQDAVTLISILEPDFFQWEDMAGDVEVSGVLTRGMTVFDRRMRPEWPVNMEVAMRASVSDVRDAIVRSLRYAGQQSS; this comes from the coding sequence ATGACAAGAAAAATCATCCTGGACTGTGACCCCGGTATTGATGACGCCATCGCCATGACCATGGCGTTGTTCGATCCACGGCTGGAAGTCATGGCAATCACGGCGACCGCAGGAACCGTCGACGCGCATCAAGCCAGCACGAACGCTACCGCGATCGTCGCCAAGCTGGACCCGGCTCGCTATCCGAGGATCGGCACCGCGGTCGCCCCCAGCGATGCACCGGTTGCCGATGACAGCCACCTGAACGGCCCCGACGGTTTGGCCGGCTGTGATTTTCCCGAAGCAACCCGCCAAAACGATCATCCCAGCGAAAAGGTGATGGCGGATTTGATCCGTCGGCATCCCAACGAGATTACGGTGGTTTGTTTAGGACCGCTTTCGAACCTCGCCCGACTGGCCCGGCGTGATCCCGCCGCGATCCCCTTGATCGACAAGGTCGTGATCAGTGGCGGTGCGGTCTCCCACGCCGGGAACGCGACCGCCGTTGCCGAGATGAACTGCTTTTTCGATCCGGCCAGTGCCAAAGAAATCTTTGCTTCGGCCACCACGAAAAGCCTGATTCCACTGGACGTTACTGACTCGATCACGTTCGGAATGGACCTGATCGAAAAGCTGCCATCGGAACATTCACGTGCCGGTGAGCTACTGCACCGCCTGCTGACTTACAAGTTCCGCGTCGGCCATCAAATGCTGGGTCGAGAAGTGCTGCCCCTGCAAGACGCGGTCACCTTGATCAGTATCCTCGAACCGGATTTCTTCCAGTGGGAAGACATGGCCGGCGACGTGGAAGTTTCCGGCGTGCTGACGCGAGGGATGACCGTTTTTGATCGCCGCATGCGTCCGGAGTGGCCTGTCAATATGGAAGTCGCCATGCGAGCAAGCGTGTCCGATGTCCGCGACGCGATCGTCCGCAGTCTGCGATACGCCGGTCAACAAAGCAGCTAG
- the trpD gene encoding anthranilate phosphoribosyltransferase, with the protein MPHSFEEVSFDDATELARSGTDLTAEQTGALIDTMLRGEAPAAQVSELLLALREKGEAVSELVGAASAMRSHMTRIDHDHDVLLDTCGTGGSGSGTFNISTAVAILAAACGVAVAKHGNRKATSLSGSADVLEHLGVKIESDADEVARSLNEHGICFCFAAKLHPAMRHVVAIRRSLGVPTLFNLLGPLCNPAGATHQLLGTSAPETQAKIAAAMTELATQRSFVLHAEDGQDEVSLDGVTRCVEVRGTQETAHDWTAASFGLLPAHRDALAAGDPAASAQIIRDVFNGKIGPQRDTVVAGCAAALLLVEKVADLRAGAEMAAEAIDSGAATQKLKQLAG; encoded by the coding sequence GTGCCCCATTCATTTGAAGAAGTGTCTTTCGACGATGCGACCGAACTGGCCCGCTCGGGGACGGATTTAACGGCGGAACAGACCGGTGCCTTGATCGACACGATGTTGCGTGGCGAAGCACCGGCGGCCCAGGTCAGTGAGTTATTGCTGGCACTTCGCGAAAAAGGCGAGGCGGTCAGCGAGCTGGTGGGTGCGGCCTCGGCGATGCGGTCGCACATGACCCGCATCGACCATGACCACGACGTGTTGCTGGACACCTGCGGTACAGGCGGTAGTGGTTCGGGGACCTTTAATATCTCGACCGCTGTCGCGATCCTGGCGGCGGCGTGCGGGGTGGCGGTCGCCAAGCACGGCAACCGGAAGGCAACCAGCTTATCGGGCTCGGCGGATGTCCTGGAACATTTGGGCGTGAAGATCGAATCGGACGCCGACGAGGTGGCTCGCTCGCTGAATGAACATGGAATCTGTTTCTGTTTCGCGGCGAAACTTCATCCGGCGATGCGGCACGTGGTGGCGATCCGGCGTTCATTAGGCGTGCCAACGCTATTCAATTTGCTAGGGCCTTTGTGCAACCCCGCCGGCGCGACGCATCAATTGCTGGGCACCTCGGCGCCAGAAACGCAGGCCAAGATTGCGGCCGCGATGACGGAACTGGCCACCCAACGCAGCTTCGTGCTGCATGCCGAAGATGGCCAGGACGAGGTGTCTCTGGACGGCGTGACCCGCTGCGTCGAGGTTCGGGGCACCCAGGAAACCGCTCACGATTGGACGGCCGCCAGTTTCGGCCTGCTGCCCGCACATCGCGATGCATTGGCAGCGGGGGATCCGGCAGCCAGTGCTCAAATCATCCGCGATGTTTTCAACGGCAAGATCGGGCCTCAACGTGACACCGTGGTCGCCGGCTGCGCGGCTGCTTTACTGCTGGTCGAAAAGGTCGCCGACCTGCGAGCGGGCGCGGAAATGGCCGCCGAGGCGATTGATTCGGGGGCCGCAACCCAAAAGCTGAAGCAACTGGCGGGCTAA
- a CDS encoding response regulator transcription factor translates to MNLTPDSNDATASDVPPDPTVYTAEAVGASSILLVDDTEILRDRLAMAMRSRGLEARTASNYDEAVSVFRHAPTDLAVLDLRMPGRSGLDLLRKLLEIKPDCRILILSGFGSIPASIDAVRAGAVNFLSKPADADDILSAFLRGDEPNVPEGGLAFPAPSLARNEWEHIHRVLSDCGGNISEAARRLGIHRRSLQRKLRKRAPIDPKMPDAEELFEGEEHSDDDAAVDTP, encoded by the coding sequence ATGAACCTGACTCCCGACTCAAACGACGCAACCGCCTCCGACGTCCCCCCCGACCCGACGGTTTATACGGCCGAAGCGGTAGGGGCGAGCTCGATCCTGTTGGTCGACGATACCGAGATCCTGCGAGACCGATTGGCGATGGCCATGCGAAGCCGTGGGCTGGAGGCTCGCACGGCGTCCAATTACGACGAAGCGGTCAGCGTGTTTCGGCACGCCCCCACCGACCTCGCCGTCCTGGACCTGCGAATGCCAGGGCGAAGCGGGTTGGACCTGTTGAGGAAATTGCTAGAAATTAAGCCCGATTGCCGCATCCTGATCCTGTCCGGCTTCGGCAGCATCCCAGCCTCGATCGACGCCGTTCGCGCCGGTGCAGTCAACTTCCTCAGCAAGCCTGCCGACGCCGACGACATCCTGTCCGCGTTCCTGCGAGGCGACGAACCCAACGTCCCTGAAGGCGGGCTGGCATTCCCCGCTCCCTCGTTGGCTCGCAACGAATGGGAACACATCCACCGAGTCCTGTCCGATTGCGGAGGCAACATTTCCGAGGCCGCTCGCCGGCTCGGAATCCACCGACGCTCGCTCCAACGAAAGCTTCGCAAGCGGGCACCCATCGACCCCAAAATGCCCGACGCCGAAGAACTGTTCGAAGGGGAAGAACACTCCGATGACGATGCGGCAGTCGACACTCCCTAA
- a CDS encoding type II secretion system protein GspD — protein sequence MVARGVDAGLLQAPAATQATPNSLAQRQQETRRLTAMGRVALDRGDVSGAYALATQAQSIGLAQNEFAPGDARPWQLLLDTQAAARRSGIDLSNVAANPAANPIAQVAGTMPLGQAGYASQSGYQTGSANPNGIAQAGGQPNYSTPYSIQPVQALGSSDNAGVQLFQEGMTLLSSGKQVEARAKFVDAWKYESTLPTDTRRALQDKLTLLQPTRMPSAGTPDKPLTPIQKADMAAAQAVKRLYREITTELAKANEKKETAPLDAEDDLKRLARKVEGANIDEASKASLSAMVGRALSEQTAYVEANRAKIQLDLNNEAVRTEMDTANARELRIDDEISSLVETFNDLMEENRFQEAEVIAKQVQELKPDSPIATSLFHSSRTQVRIQMDEEILAQSEDGFARHMLAVGAAAIAPDPDRPFSFQDPTSWEELSRRRLASGDSNSRLSPREQEIKRKLSSDVELKYRNRPLGEVLDDLSAVTGVPIAIDSRALAAVRVTRDTPVSKSINNRISLQSALNLLLDDMDLTFVLKNDVLNITSREARRTMTETRTYRVADLVTPIPNFISGYEHGLSGALKSAYQMVNPSTDVHVVPVSMTDLGGGMANNRSSSMGKNMLGQYNPMGNGGGFSGGLGAASAMSGGRGGGSMADFDSLMQLIQQTIEPDTWEALGGVGTMAPYPQNLSLVISTTSDVHDQIVDLLESLRRLQNLQITIEVRFITLADTFFEQIGVDFDIRFDDNATSIPADDSGSAVTIGLDAQGTPTADLDIRLDQNTVGAALPPFGAPDTGSISTIGFAILSDIEAFFFLQAAQGDTRSNIMQAPKVTLFDGQIASINDTLQRPFVTSIVPVVGDFAVAQQPVIVVLDEGTRLNVQGVVSDDKRFVRLTLVPTFSQIGEVNTFTYEGNRTTSNSSSRTVDTNGDGVINEDDDTEEEEIVQGTTVQQPTFASTSVSTTVSVPDGGTILLGGIKRMSEGRNERGVPFLSKIPYVSRLFRNVGVGRTSTSLMLMVTPRIIIQEEEEIAQTGFDPNR from the coding sequence ATGGTCGCTCGCGGTGTCGATGCCGGTCTACTGCAAGCACCCGCCGCTACCCAAGCGACGCCGAACAGCCTCGCCCAGCGTCAACAAGAAACACGTCGCTTAACGGCGATGGGCCGAGTCGCCTTAGATCGAGGGGATGTGTCTGGTGCTTACGCACTGGCCACCCAAGCTCAATCGATCGGCTTAGCACAAAACGAATTTGCACCTGGCGATGCCCGCCCCTGGCAATTGTTGCTGGACACTCAAGCCGCAGCCCGCCGTAGCGGAATCGACTTGAGTAACGTTGCGGCCAACCCAGCAGCCAATCCAATTGCCCAAGTCGCTGGCACGATGCCACTGGGACAAGCGGGTTACGCTTCGCAAAGCGGTTACCAAACGGGCTCCGCGAATCCCAACGGGATCGCTCAGGCCGGTGGTCAACCGAACTACTCAACGCCTTACAGCATTCAACCTGTCCAAGCACTTGGATCGAGTGACAATGCCGGTGTGCAGTTGTTCCAGGAAGGCATGACACTGCTTTCCAGCGGCAAGCAAGTCGAAGCACGAGCAAAGTTCGTCGACGCTTGGAAGTACGAATCCACGCTGCCCACCGATACTCGTCGAGCCTTGCAAGACAAGCTAACGCTCTTGCAACCCACTCGCATGCCATCGGCCGGCACGCCTGATAAACCACTGACGCCGATTCAGAAAGCCGACATGGCTGCTGCTCAAGCGGTCAAACGGCTCTATCGCGAAATCACCACTGAACTTGCCAAAGCAAACGAAAAGAAAGAAACAGCACCTCTGGATGCTGAAGACGATCTGAAGCGTTTGGCCCGCAAGGTCGAGGGTGCCAACATCGACGAAGCGTCCAAAGCGTCGCTGTCGGCAATGGTCGGACGTGCTTTGTCTGAACAAACCGCCTACGTCGAAGCGAACCGTGCCAAGATCCAATTGGACTTGAACAACGAAGCGGTTCGCACCGAAATGGACACTGCCAACGCTCGCGAACTACGCATCGATGACGAAATCTCGTCATTGGTCGAAACGTTCAACGACTTGATGGAAGAAAACCGTTTCCAAGAAGCGGAAGTGATCGCCAAGCAAGTTCAAGAGCTCAAGCCGGATTCGCCTATCGCGACCAGCCTGTTCCATTCATCTCGCACCCAAGTGCGGATTCAAATGGACGAAGAGATTCTGGCTCAAAGTGAGGACGGGTTCGCTCGTCACATGCTGGCCGTCGGAGCCGCTGCGATTGCACCGGACCCAGATCGTCCGTTCTCGTTCCAAGACCCCACCAGCTGGGAAGAACTGTCGCGTCGACGACTTGCGTCGGGCGACTCGAATTCCCGCTTGAGCCCGCGTGAACAAGAAATCAAACGCAAGCTCAGCAGCGACGTGGAATTGAAGTATCGCAACCGTCCACTTGGAGAAGTCCTCGATGACTTGTCCGCTGTGACCGGTGTTCCGATCGCAATCGACTCGCGAGCCTTGGCTGCGGTTCGAGTCACCCGTGACACGCCCGTTTCCAAATCGATCAACAACCGAATCTCACTGCAAAGTGCACTGAACTTGTTGCTCGATGACATGGATCTGACGTTTGTCTTGAAGAACGACGTTCTGAACATCACCAGCCGAGAAGCTCGGCGAACGATGACCGAAACGCGAACCTATCGAGTCGCTGACCTGGTCACACCGATCCCGAACTTCATCTCTGGATACGAACATGGTTTGTCCGGTGCTTTGAAATCGGCTTACCAAATGGTGAACCCATCCACTGACGTTCATGTTGTCCCTGTGTCGATGACCGATCTCGGTGGCGGCATGGCGAACAACCGTTCCAGCTCGATGGGCAAGAACATGCTTGGCCAGTACAACCCAATGGGCAACGGAGGCGGCTTCTCGGGCGGCCTCGGTGCAGCCAGTGCGATGTCCGGTGGACGCGGAGGCGGCTCCATGGCCGACTTCGACTCGCTGATGCAGTTGATCCAACAAACCATCGAACCCGATACCTGGGAAGCTCTCGGTGGTGTCGGAACCATGGCACCCTATCCACAAAACTTGTCGCTCGTCATCAGCACGACCAGTGACGTTCACGATCAGATTGTTGACTTGCTGGAATCCCTGCGACGCTTGCAGAACCTGCAAATCACGATCGAAGTCCGGTTCATTACGCTGGCCGACACGTTCTTCGAACAAATCGGTGTCGACTTCGACATCCGGTTCGACGACAACGCCACGTCGATCCCAGCGGACGACTCTGGATCTGCCGTCACGATCGGTTTGGATGCTCAAGGAACGCCAACGGCTGACCTCGACATTCGGTTGGACCAAAACACTGTCGGGGCTGCATTGCCACCCTTCGGTGCTCCTGACACCGGTTCGATCTCAACGATCGGGTTTGCCATCTTGAGCGACATTGAAGCGTTCTTCTTCTTGCAAGCCGCTCAAGGTGACACTCGAAGTAACATCATGCAGGCACCGAAAGTGACTCTGTTTGATGGTCAGATCGCCTCGATCAATGACACGCTGCAACGTCCGTTCGTGACCAGTATCGTGCCTGTGGTCGGTGACTTCGCCGTCGCTCAACAACCCGTCATCGTCGTGCTCGACGAAGGCACCCGGTTGAACGTGCAAGGTGTCGTCAGCGATGACAAACGCTTCGTTCGCCTCACACTTGTCCCCACGTTTAGCCAAATCGGTGAAGTCAACACATTCACCTACGAAGGCAATCGCACCACCAGCAATTCCAGCAGTCGAACGGTCGACACGAATGGCGACGGTGTGATCAACGAGGACGATGACACGGAAGAAGAAGAAATCGTGCAAGGTACCACGGTTCAACAACCGACCTTCGCGTCGACCTCGGTCAGCACGACAGTCAGTGTTCCCGATGGTGGTACGATCTTGTTGGGTGGTATCAAGCGAATGAGCGAAGGACGCAACGAACGAGGCGTCCCGTTCCTGAGCAAGATCCCATACGTCAGCCGCTTGTTCCGAAACGTGGGTGTCGGTCGAACCTCGACCAGCCTGATGTTGATGGTGACCCCACGGATCATCATCCAGGAAGAAGAGGAAATCGCCCAAACCGGTTTCGATCCGAACCGCTAG
- the fliP gene encoding flagellar type III secretion system pore protein FliP (The bacterial flagellar biogenesis protein FliP forms a type III secretion system (T3SS)-type pore required for flagellar assembly.) translates to MIPEQAAPSHVQAAFTLRHVGPNRRRTLRWGHWLRMLACLFFVAVFSQGPANGQDTTSDGGSVEVLGREPARIGEGTTPDRIQGEARQTEPLDFLAGGPEKWTSPEGMTGSLQIMLLLTVLSMAPAILLMTTCYVRIIIVLGLLRQAIGLQSLPPSQVMTSVALFMTLFVMTPVWTRVYEDAIKPYTDPEIEMSLEDAYEAGSIPIREFMSRQIDVAKNHDDVHLFYGYMDADAPLPSTFSEVPMRVLLPAFILSELKTAFLMGFQIYLPFLIVDLVVASVTISMGMLMLPPAVISLPFKLLLFVLVDGWRLVVEMLMNSFGTM, encoded by the coding sequence ATGATTCCCGAGCAGGCTGCGCCGAGTCACGTGCAGGCTGCATTCACGCTTCGGCACGTTGGGCCAAACCGACGCCGAACCTTGCGATGGGGGCATTGGCTACGAATGCTCGCTTGCCTGTTCTTTGTCGCGGTCTTCAGTCAGGGTCCCGCCAACGGCCAGGACACGACTTCGGACGGTGGATCGGTCGAAGTGCTGGGCCGCGAACCGGCGAGAATCGGTGAAGGAACAACACCGGACCGAATCCAAGGAGAAGCCAGGCAAACCGAACCGCTGGACTTCTTGGCGGGCGGACCTGAAAAGTGGACCAGCCCCGAGGGCATGACCGGCAGCCTGCAAATCATGCTGCTGTTGACGGTGCTCTCGATGGCACCGGCGATTCTTTTAATGACCACCTGTTACGTTCGTATCATCATCGTGTTGGGGTTATTGCGGCAGGCGATCGGTTTACAATCGCTGCCGCCCAGCCAAGTGATGACCAGCGTGGCGTTGTTCATGACCTTGTTCGTAATGACTCCGGTGTGGACTCGTGTTTACGAAGACGCGATCAAGCCGTACACCGATCCGGAAATTGAGATGTCGTTGGAAGACGCCTACGAGGCGGGCTCCATTCCGATTCGTGAATTCATGTCGCGGCAGATCGATGTCGCCAAAAACCATGACGACGTGCATTTATTTTACGGCTACATGGACGCCGACGCGCCGTTGCCTAGCACGTTTTCAGAAGTGCCCATGCGAGTGCTGTTGCCCGCGTTCATCCTGAGTGAATTGAAGACCGCGTTCTTGATGGGCTTTCAGATTTACTTGCCGTTCTTGATTGTTGACTTGGTGGTCGCCAGTGTCACGATCTCGATGGGGATGCTGATGTTGCCACCCGCCGTGATCTCACTGCCATTTAAGTTGTTGTTATTCGTGTTGGTCGACGGATGGCGTCTGGTCGTCGAGATGTTGATGAATAGTTTCGGAACGATGTGA
- the fliQ gene encoding flagellar biosynthesis protein FliQ, which yields MLLALLDSSAAIDLAREALLVAVVMAAPMLIVGMAAGLIIGLIQALTQIQDQTVSFVPKLLAMAAVLVACLPWLMTRMLEFTRSVFENAGGL from the coding sequence ATGCTGCTTGCTCTTCTCGATTCGTCTGCCGCCATCGACCTGGCTCGCGAAGCGTTGCTGGTAGCTGTCGTGATGGCGGCGCCGATGTTGATTGTGGGGATGGCGGCAGGTTTGATTATCGGCTTGATTCAAGCATTGACGCAGATCCAGGACCAAACGGTTTCGTTCGTGCCCAAACTGCTCGCCATGGCTGCGGTGCTGGTCGCTTGCTTGCCTTGGTTGATGACCCGGATGCTCGAGTTCACTCGCTCAGTTTTTGAAAACGCGGGTGGCCTGTAG